From Micromonospora nigra, one genomic window encodes:
- a CDS encoding O-acetyl-ADP-ribose deacetylase, with amino-acid sequence MQITLVEGDITAQAVDVVVNAANSSLLGGGGVDGAIHRRGGPAILAECRALRASRYGRGLPTGQAVATTAGDLPARWVVHTVGPVWSATEDRSALLRACYANSLAVADGLGAATVAFPLISAGIYGWPVDDAVRQALTVLRAAAPATVTEARLVLFGADTHATARQVYDAG; translated from the coding sequence ATGCAGATCACCCTGGTCGAGGGGGACATCACCGCGCAGGCGGTCGACGTCGTCGTCAACGCCGCGAACTCGTCGCTGCTCGGTGGCGGCGGCGTGGACGGCGCCATCCACCGCCGGGGAGGCCCGGCCATCCTGGCGGAGTGCCGGGCGCTGCGCGCCTCCCGGTACGGGCGGGGCCTGCCCACCGGGCAGGCCGTGGCCACCACCGCCGGGGACCTGCCGGCCCGCTGGGTGGTGCACACCGTCGGGCCGGTCTGGTCGGCGACCGAGGACCGGTCGGCGCTGCTGCGCGCCTGCTACGCCAACAGCCTCGCCGTCGCCGACGGACTGGGCGCGGCCACGGTGGCGTTCCCGCTGATCTCGGCCGGGATCTACGGCTGGCCGGTCGACGACGCGGTCCGGCAGGCGCTGACGGTGCTGCGGGCGGCGGCCCCGGCGACCGTCACCGAGGCGCGGCTGGTGCTGTTCGGTGCCGACACCCACGCCACGGCCCGCCAGGTGTACGACGCGGGCTGA
- a CDS encoding EI24 domain-containing protein translates to MTAARIPASTTSAARRFLGGTGLLLRGIGLYVRSPGLMLLGVVPALITGALFVAAYATLVYVVDDLAALVTPFADNWSEGWRSLARVVAGLAFLGIGGLLAVVTFTAVTLVVGDPFYEKISERVERRYGGPAAEVEVPFWASLRRSAGDSLRLVGLSILFGVPLLAAGFVPVVGQTVVPVLGAAVGGWLLAVELVGAPFSRRGRHLPERRAALKADRPTTLGFGMAVFVCFLIPLGAVLLMPAAVAGATLLARRSLGEPTEER, encoded by the coding sequence GTGACCGCCGCCAGGATCCCCGCCTCCACGACGAGTGCCGCCCGCCGTTTCCTCGGTGGAACCGGCCTGCTGCTGCGCGGCATCGGCCTCTACGTCCGCAGCCCCGGCCTGATGCTGCTCGGCGTGGTGCCGGCGCTGATCACCGGCGCGTTGTTCGTCGCCGCGTACGCCACCCTGGTCTACGTCGTCGACGACCTGGCCGCCCTGGTCACCCCCTTCGCCGACAACTGGTCGGAGGGCTGGCGGTCGCTCGCGCGGGTCGTCGCGGGCCTGGCCTTCCTCGGCATCGGCGGCCTGCTCGCGGTGGTCACCTTCACGGCGGTCACCCTGGTCGTCGGCGACCCGTTCTACGAGAAGATCTCCGAGCGGGTCGAGCGGCGGTACGGCGGCCCCGCCGCCGAGGTCGAGGTGCCCTTCTGGGCGTCTCTGCGCCGCAGCGCGGGAGACTCGCTGCGGTTGGTCGGACTGTCGATCCTGTTCGGCGTCCCGCTGCTCGCCGCCGGGTTCGTCCCCGTGGTCGGGCAGACGGTGGTGCCGGTGCTCGGGGCGGCGGTGGGCGGTTGGCTGCTCGCCGTGGAGCTGGTCGGCGCACCGTTCAGCCGCCGGGGTCGGCACCTGCCCGAACGCCGGGCGGCCCTGAAGGCCGACCGCCCCACCACGCTCGGCTTCGGCATGGCGGTGTTCGTCTGCTTCCTGATCCCCCTCGGCGCGGTGCTGCTCATGCCGGCCGCCGTCGCCGGGGCCACCCTGCTGGCCCGCCGTAGCCTCGGCGAGCCCACCGAGGAGCGCTGA
- a CDS encoding helix-turn-helix transcriptional regulator — protein MRAARLISLVLLLQARDTMTATELARELEVSERTVYRDVLALSAAGVPVYADRGRSGGYRLLGGYRTRLTGLTRGEAEALFLAGLPGPAGDMGLAEAVAAAQLKVLAALPPSLRDAPARAGQRFHLDVPGWFRATDPPRWLAELAGAVWGDRVVGLRYRRGDREVDRTVLPYGLVLAGGIWYLVGRVGDDLRTYRVDRVTGVAAGGETFDREPGFDLAGHWREQADGFLRAMLRAEVTLRLSPAGLHRLRHTADAPFAYAEAVAAASEPDGQGWVVTRLPVESVEVAYTQLLALGPEVEVLDPPELRGRLAEAAARAVALYAGPAVTGSR, from the coding sequence GTGCGCGCCGCCCGCCTGATCTCCCTCGTGCTGCTGCTCCAGGCACGGGACACGATGACCGCCACCGAACTGGCTCGCGAGCTGGAGGTCTCCGAACGCACCGTCTACCGGGACGTGCTGGCGCTCTCCGCCGCGGGAGTGCCGGTCTACGCCGACCGGGGCCGCTCGGGCGGCTACCGGCTGCTCGGCGGGTACCGCACCCGGCTGACCGGGCTGACCCGTGGCGAGGCGGAGGCGTTGTTCCTGGCCGGGTTGCCCGGCCCGGCGGGCGACATGGGGCTCGCCGAGGCGGTGGCGGCGGCCCAGTTGAAGGTGCTCGCCGCACTCCCGCCCAGCCTGCGCGACGCGCCGGCCCGCGCCGGGCAACGGTTCCACCTCGACGTGCCGGGCTGGTTCCGGGCCACCGACCCGCCGCGCTGGCTGGCGGAACTGGCGGGCGCGGTGTGGGGAGACCGGGTGGTCGGGCTGCGGTACCGGCGCGGCGACCGCGAGGTGGACCGGACGGTGCTGCCGTACGGCCTGGTGCTCGCCGGTGGCATCTGGTATCTGGTCGGACGCGTCGGGGACGACCTGCGCACCTACCGGGTGGACCGGGTCACCGGGGTGGCGGCCGGCGGGGAGACCTTCGACCGGGAACCCGGCTTCGACCTGGCCGGACACTGGCGGGAACAGGCCGACGGGTTCCTGCGGGCCATGCTCCGGGCGGAGGTGACCCTGCGGCTGAGCCCCGCCGGCCTGCACCGGCTCCGACACACCGCCGACGCGCCGTTCGCGTACGCCGAGGCGGTCGCCGCCGCCAGCGAACCCGACGGGCAGGGCTGGGTGGTGACCCGGCTGCCCGTCGAGTCCGTCGAGGTGGCGTACACCCAGTTGCTGGCGCTGGGGCCGGAGGTGGAGGTGCTCGACCCGCCGGAGCTGCGCGGACGCCTGGCGGAGGCGGCAGCGCGGGCCGTGGCGCTCTACGCCGGCCCGGCGGTCACCGGTAGCCGGTGA
- a CDS encoding SDR family oxidoreductase has product MTKPLTGRVALVAGATRGAGRQIAVQLGAAGATVYATGRSSRAGRSEMDRPETIEETAELVTAAGGTGIAVRVDHLVPDEVRALVDRIDAEQGRLDVLVNDIWGADPLISWEKPVWEQSLDDGFRVLRLAVDTHIITSHFAFPLLIRRPGGLVVEIGDGTRAYNDTTYRLSVFYDLAKASVNRLAFSWGHELAAHGGTAVALTPGWIRSEAMLEHYGVTEENWRDGAARDPHFLISETPAFVGRAVVALAADADRARWNQGSVSAGELAGVYGFTDVDGSRPDAFRYLAEVVDAGRPADVTGYR; this is encoded by the coding sequence ATGACGAAACCGCTGACAGGACGGGTGGCGCTGGTCGCCGGGGCGACCCGGGGCGCAGGCCGGCAGATCGCCGTCCAGTTGGGTGCCGCCGGTGCCACCGTGTACGCCACCGGGCGCAGCAGCCGCGCCGGCCGCTCCGAGATGGACCGGCCGGAGACCATCGAGGAGACCGCCGAGCTGGTCACCGCCGCCGGGGGGACCGGCATCGCCGTCCGCGTCGACCACCTGGTGCCCGACGAGGTACGCGCCCTGGTCGACCGGATCGACGCCGAACAGGGCCGCCTCGACGTGCTGGTCAACGACATCTGGGGGGCCGACCCGCTGATCTCCTGGGAGAAGCCCGTCTGGGAACAGTCGCTGGACGACGGCTTCCGCGTGCTGCGGCTGGCCGTCGACACCCACATCATCACCAGCCACTTCGCGTTTCCGCTGCTGATCCGCCGCCCGGGCGGCCTGGTGGTCGAGATCGGCGACGGGACGCGGGCGTACAACGACACCACCTACCGGTTGTCGGTCTTCTACGACCTGGCGAAGGCGTCGGTGAACCGGCTCGCGTTCAGCTGGGGGCACGAGTTGGCGGCGCACGGCGGCACCGCCGTCGCCCTCACCCCCGGGTGGATCCGGTCGGAGGCCATGTTGGAGCACTACGGGGTCACCGAGGAGAACTGGCGCGACGGCGCGGCCAGGGACCCGCACTTCCTCATCTCGGAGACCCCGGCGTTCGTCGGACGCGCGGTCGTCGCGCTCGCCGCCGACGCCGACCGGGCCCGCTGGAACCAGGGGTCCGTCTCGGCGGGCGAACTGGCCGGGGTGTACGGCTTCACCGACGTCGACGGCAGCCGCCCCGACGCCTTCCGCTACCTCGCCGAGGTGGTCGACGCCGGTCGGCCCGCCGACGTCACCGGCTACCGGTGA
- a CDS encoding nucleotidyltransferase domain-containing protein: MHLLLSGVVGSVAYGLAGPGSDVDRIGVFAAPTVAFHGLHPPKESVVSTDPDVTQHEARKWCRLALGGNPTASELAWLPDECYETRTGFGDRLIAIRSAFLSAPRVRAAYLGYAGQQFRKLESRGDGTFSSDVRRRTAKHARHLARLVHQGRLLYATGVLEIRLADPHWFREFGDRVADGDLATARALLVGAERDFDRIRTPLPDRPDEAPVERWLRDVRAAHLPPERGAR; encoded by the coding sequence ATGCACCTGCTGCTCTCCGGCGTGGTCGGCTCGGTCGCGTACGGGCTGGCCGGCCCGGGCTCCGACGTCGACCGGATCGGTGTGTTCGCCGCGCCCACGGTCGCCTTCCACGGGCTGCACCCGCCGAAGGAGTCCGTGGTGAGCACCGACCCGGACGTCACCCAGCACGAGGCGCGCAAGTGGTGCCGGCTGGCGTTGGGCGGCAACCCGACCGCCTCCGAGCTGGCCTGGTTGCCGGACGAATGCTACGAGACGCGCACCGGGTTCGGGGACCGGCTGATCGCCATCCGGTCGGCGTTCCTCAGCGCCCCCCGCGTCCGCGCCGCCTATCTGGGGTACGCCGGGCAGCAGTTCCGCAAGCTGGAGTCCCGGGGCGACGGCACCTTCTCCTCGGACGTGCGGCGGCGGACCGCGAAGCACGCCCGGCACCTGGCCCGGCTGGTGCACCAGGGACGGCTGCTGTACGCCACCGGCGTCCTGGAGATCCGGCTGGCCGACCCGCACTGGTTCCGGGAGTTCGGCGACCGGGTGGCTGACGGGGACCTGGCCACGGCGCGGGCACTGCTCGTCGGGGCCGAGCGGGACTTCGACCGGATCCGCACCCCGCTGCCCGACCGGCCCGACGAGGCTCCGGTGGAGCGGTGGCTGCGTGACGTACGCGCCGCCCACCTGCCCCCGGAGCGGGGCGCACGCTGA
- a CDS encoding alpha/beta fold hydrolase, producing the protein MRGFRWPPPPDGGPRTWGPGPGGPRTGRPALPEPETELVATPHGVRLERLVTGTGDQVTVFAHGLGNGIATTRPFGSGVSGRKVFFQFRGHGRSDTPPGPWTYLDLARDLRAMADLCGATRAFGASLGAGALCRLLVESPARFERLVFFLPAALDRPRGEVARSRLAALVEAVEGGDASAVAEVVSAELPPAVRNTPAGWAYLRQRIDQLLRDGLAAGLASLPEQAPLRDADALAAVTAPALVIGCAGDDLHPVDVAERLAAALPRATLHVYDRPGVLWTDRADLRERISTFLDA; encoded by the coding sequence GTGAGAGGTTTCCGCTGGCCGCCACCGCCCGACGGCGGGCCCCGCACCTGGGGCCCGGGCCCCGGCGGCCCCCGCACCGGGCGGCCCGCGCTGCCCGAGCCGGAGACCGAACTGGTCGCCACCCCGCACGGCGTACGCCTGGAACGGCTGGTCACCGGCACCGGTGACCAGGTCACCGTGTTCGCGCACGGGCTCGGCAACGGCATAGCCACCACCCGCCCGTTCGGCAGCGGCGTCTCCGGGCGCAAGGTGTTCTTCCAGTTCCGGGGGCACGGGCGGTCCGACACTCCGCCGGGCCCGTGGACCTATCTCGACCTCGCCCGCGACCTGCGCGCCATGGCCGACCTGTGCGGTGCCACCCGGGCCTTCGGCGCGAGCCTCGGTGCGGGTGCCCTGTGCCGGCTGCTCGTGGAGAGCCCCGCACGGTTCGAACGGCTCGTGTTCTTCCTGCCCGCCGCGCTCGACCGTCCCCGGGGCGAGGTCGCCCGGAGCCGGCTGGCCGCCCTGGTGGAGGCGGTGGAGGGCGGGGACGCCTCCGCCGTGGCCGAGGTGGTCTCGGCCGAACTGCCGCCGGCCGTACGCAACACTCCCGCCGGCTGGGCGTACCTGCGGCAGCGGATCGACCAGCTGCTGCGCGACGGACTCGCGGCGGGCCTGGCGAGCCTGCCCGAGCAGGCCCCGCTGCGTGACGCGGATGCGTTGGCGGCGGTTACCGCGCCCGCCCTGGTGATCGGCTGCGCGGGCGACGACCTGCACCCGGTCGACGTCGCCGAGCGGCTCGCCGCCGCGCTGCCCCGGGCCACACTGCACGTCTACGACCGTCCGGGTGTGCTCTGGACGGACCGCGCCGACCTGCGTGAACGGATCTCCACCTTCCTCGACGCCTGA
- a CDS encoding DUF2516 family protein, which translates to MAYAAPLFAFEVRYVIELLLLVFALIVQAVALVHAITQRSDAFPAIGTLPKGGWIAILAVTLLLTLVTRTSLSIFGLIGIAAGLIYLLDVRVGLKDISDGKGFW; encoded by the coding sequence ATGGCCTACGCCGCGCCGCTCTTTGCCTTCGAAGTCCGCTACGTGATCGAGCTGCTCCTGCTCGTGTTCGCGTTGATCGTGCAGGCCGTCGCCCTGGTACACGCCATCACGCAGCGGTCCGACGCATTCCCCGCCATCGGCACGCTGCCCAAGGGTGGCTGGATCGCCATCCTGGCGGTCACCCTGCTGCTGACCCTGGTCACCCGCACGTCGCTGAGCATCTTCGGCCTGATCGGCATCGCGGCCGGGCTGATCTACCTGCTCGACGTCCGGGTCGGCCTCAAGGACATCAGCGACGGCAAAGGGTTCTGGTGA
- a CDS encoding helix-turn-helix domain-containing protein, which produces MATSKDLPDVGGFIRDLRRNAKISLRQLAEQAGVSNPYLSQIERGLRKPSAEVLQQLATALRVSTPAMYLRAGLLDDKEGQGVLAAIAVDPDLTMAQKQSLTQIYETFRRENTRLAEATVASGTTPGAAGGTAPQAGGDTAPAVGDTAPAAGAAPDASGAAPDLANLAATGPTTPQGTPTEAVLESVAVTEAGPAPAPPRPSAKKAIRTVVRKTAAAAEEEKS; this is translated from the coding sequence ATGGCCACTTCCAAGGACCTACCCGACGTCGGCGGGTTCATTCGTGACCTGCGGCGCAACGCCAAGATCTCGCTGCGGCAGCTCGCCGAGCAGGCCGGGGTCAGCAACCCCTACCTGAGCCAGATCGAGCGCGGCCTGCGCAAGCCGAGCGCCGAGGTGCTCCAGCAGCTCGCCACGGCGCTGCGGGTCTCCACCCCGGCGATGTACCTGCGCGCCGGCCTGCTCGACGACAAGGAGGGCCAGGGGGTGCTCGCGGCCATCGCGGTCGACCCGGACCTGACGATGGCCCAGAAGCAGTCGCTCACCCAGATCTACGAGACGTTCCGGCGGGAGAACACGCGCCTCGCCGAGGCGACCGTCGCCAGCGGCACCACGCCGGGGGCGGCCGGTGGCACCGCGCCGCAGGCGGGCGGGGACACCGCACCGGCCGTCGGCGACACCGCGCCCGCCGCCGGGGCCGCGCCGGACGCCAGCGGGGCCGCGCCGGACCTGGCCAACCTGGCCGCCACCGGCCCCACCACCCCGCAGGGCACCCCGACCGAGGCCGTCCTCGAATCGGTCGCCGTGACCGAGGCGGGTCCCGCGCCCGCGCCGCCCCGCCCGTCCGCCAAGAAGGCGATCCGCACGGTCGTCCGGAAGACCGCCGCCGCAGCCGAAGAGGAGAAGTCATGA
- a CDS encoding alpha/beta fold hydrolase, which produces MIEMNGALLAYDDTGDGSPVVLLHAGIADRRMWRHQIDALATRHRVIALDLRGYGESELPAVPFAHHDDVAGLLDALGIDRAALVGCSFGGAVAVDTALAHPGRVSALALLGAAVSGNEWSEEANGLWETLVGEVDPEDFAATAAGEVRFWVIGPRRRPEDVDPDLVAFATEMDQRALAAELALSAVDVAELEPPAIGRLGELRVPVLVTAGAADVPDIVRLADRIAAEVPGAVRLPDVPDAAHLLPLERPAPVNAALLDFLP; this is translated from the coding sequence ATGATCGAGATGAACGGGGCACTGCTCGCGTACGACGACACCGGCGACGGCAGCCCCGTGGTCCTGCTGCACGCCGGGATCGCCGACCGCAGGATGTGGCGCCACCAGATCGACGCGCTGGCCACCCGGCACCGGGTGATCGCGCTGGATCTGCGCGGCTACGGGGAGTCCGAGCTGCCAGCCGTTCCGTTCGCCCACCACGACGACGTGGCCGGCCTGCTCGACGCGCTCGGCATCGACCGGGCAGCCCTCGTGGGCTGCTCGTTCGGCGGCGCCGTGGCCGTCGACACCGCCCTGGCCCACCCGGGCCGGGTCAGCGCGCTCGCCCTGCTCGGTGCGGCCGTCTCCGGCAACGAGTGGTCCGAGGAGGCGAACGGCCTCTGGGAGACCCTGGTCGGCGAGGTGGACCCGGAGGACTTCGCGGCCACCGCGGCCGGCGAGGTGCGGTTCTGGGTGATCGGCCCGAGGCGGCGGCCCGAGGACGTCGACCCCGACCTAGTGGCCTTCGCCACCGAGATGGACCAGCGCGCCCTCGCCGCCGAACTGGCCCTCAGCGCGGTGGACGTCGCGGAACTCGAACCGCCGGCGATCGGGCGGCTCGGCGAGCTGCGGGTGCCGGTCCTGGTCACGGCCGGCGCGGCGGACGTGCCGGACATCGTCCGGTTGGCCGACCGGATCGCCGCCGAGGTCCCCGGCGCGGTCCGCCTGCCCGACGTCCCCGACGCGGCCCACCTGCTCCCCCTGGAACGGCCCGCCCCCGTCAACGCGGCACTGCTGGACTTCCTCCCCTGA
- a CDS encoding asparaginase, which produces MTYEGGAQLAEVVRSGFVEGTHRGSVVVLDATGATVGASGDVRSPVFPRSANKPMQTVGMIRAGLPLTDPADLALVSASHAGEEFHLARVAALLAGAGLDASALHCPPELPVGEQAREAALRAGGGPTRLQMNCSGKHSGMLATCRAAGWPVDGYWRPEHPLQVALRAAVEDLTGECAAAVGVDGCGAPVFAVSLTGLAGAFLRLVSAEPGSVPRAVADAMRAHPELVGGTQADDTRLMRGVPGLLGKVGAEGVFAAALPGVGAVALKIDDGAGRARMPVLASALRRLGVDAPVLAEFAEVPVFGGGLPVGVVRSLW; this is translated from the coding sequence ATGACGTACGAGGGTGGCGCGCAGCTCGCCGAGGTGGTCCGGTCCGGGTTCGTGGAGGGCACACACCGGGGTTCGGTGGTGGTGCTGGACGCCACCGGCGCAACCGTGGGGGCCTCCGGTGACGTCCGGTCGCCGGTCTTCCCGCGCTCGGCGAACAAGCCGATGCAGACGGTCGGGATGATCCGCGCCGGTCTGCCGCTGACCGATCCGGCCGACCTGGCGCTGGTCTCGGCCAGCCATGCCGGGGAGGAGTTCCACCTGGCCCGGGTCGCCGCGCTGCTGGCCGGTGCCGGGCTGGACGCCTCGGCCCTGCACTGCCCGCCGGAGCTGCCTGTCGGCGAACAGGCGCGGGAGGCCGCGTTGCGGGCCGGCGGCGGCCCCACCCGGCTCCAGATGAACTGCTCCGGCAAACACAGCGGCATGCTGGCGACCTGCCGGGCGGCCGGATGGCCGGTGGACGGCTACTGGCGACCGGAGCACCCGTTGCAGGTGGCGCTTCGGGCCGCGGTGGAGGACCTCACGGGCGAGTGTGCGGCGGCGGTCGGCGTGGACGGGTGCGGTGCGCCGGTGTTCGCCGTGTCACTGACCGGCCTGGCCGGCGCGTTCCTGCGACTGGTGTCGGCGGAACCGGGCAGCGTGCCGCGTGCGGTCGCCGACGCCATGCGCGCCCACCCCGAACTCGTCGGCGGCACCCAGGCCGACGACACCCGGCTCATGCGGGGCGTACCCGGGCTGCTGGGGAAGGTGGGCGCGGAGGGCGTGTTCGCCGCGGCGCTGCCGGGGGTGGGCGCGGTCGCGCTCAAGATCGACGACGGTGCCGGCCGGGCCCGCATGCCGGTCCTGGCCTCGGCGCTGCGCCGGCTCGGCGTCGACGCGCCGGTGCTGGCGGAGTTCGCCGAGGTTCCCGTGTTCGGCGGCGGCCTCCCGGTGGGGGTGGTCCGCTCCCTCTGGTGA
- a CDS encoding 3-keto-5-aminohexanoate cleavage protein, with protein MTTGTLITVAPTGAESAKAEVPALPVTLDELVSTAKECEALGAAVIHVHVRDDEARPTLDPGRLRETVAALRDATDLVVQLSSGGAVTDPEADRLAVLDAAPDMASCTMGTVNFGDDVFLNRWEFVVDLHTRMQERGVVPEYEIFDLGHLASLQRLLDKYGLPHGGHVHVDFVMGVPGGMPGTTQTLVAAHQMLRDLPEGTTFSATGVGRSTIPVMLAALSTGGHLRVGMEDTVTYAKGRPVESNMQLVARAVGFAQLAQRPPLTTVEARRLLGL; from the coding sequence GAAGGCGGAGGTGCCGGCGCTGCCGGTGACCCTCGACGAACTGGTGTCGACCGCCAAGGAGTGCGAGGCGCTCGGTGCCGCCGTGATCCACGTCCACGTCCGCGACGACGAGGCGCGGCCCACCCTCGACCCGGGTCGCCTCCGGGAGACCGTGGCCGCGCTGCGCGACGCCACGGACCTGGTCGTGCAGCTCTCCTCCGGCGGCGCGGTGACCGACCCGGAGGCCGACCGGCTCGCCGTGCTCGACGCCGCCCCCGACATGGCCTCCTGCACCATGGGCACGGTCAACTTCGGTGACGACGTCTTCCTCAACCGCTGGGAGTTCGTCGTCGACCTGCACACCCGGATGCAGGAACGGGGCGTGGTGCCCGAGTACGAGATCTTCGACCTCGGTCATCTCGCCTCGCTCCAGCGCCTGCTCGACAAGTACGGCCTGCCGCACGGCGGGCACGTGCACGTCGACTTCGTGATGGGGGTGCCGGGCGGCATGCCGGGCACCACGCAGACCCTGGTGGCCGCCCACCAGATGCTGCGTGACCTGCCTGAGGGCACCACCTTCTCGGCGACCGGCGTCGGCCGCAGCACCATCCCGGTCATGCTGGCGGCGCTGTCGACCGGCGGGCATCTGCGGGTCGGCATGGAGGACACGGTCACGTACGCGAAGGGCCGGCCGGTGGAGTCGAACATGCAACTCGTCGCCCGTGCGGTCGGGTTCGCGCAGCTCGCCCAGCGCCCGCCGCTGACCACCGTCGAGGCCCGACGGCTGCTCGGTCTGTAA